In one Aphelocoma coerulescens isolate FSJ_1873_10779 chromosome 20, UR_Acoe_1.0, whole genome shotgun sequence genomic region, the following are encoded:
- the SLA2 gene encoding src-like-adapter 2, with protein MGNLPSREKSLSIPAASADTARPPLPTQAGECPAAALALCDFPSSVGVAAVLRMGEQLRILSEDGEWWLVASEVSGKECHIPSSCVAKIRHRWLYEGISRQQAEELLLRPGNHSGSFLIRESQTRQGCYSLSVRRGERAAWASVTHYRIHRLDNGWLYISPRLTFPSLHNLVDHYSEFSEGLCCRLSEPCSMEAPRAAPASTPPAVIKKPSFHWDKIESSLLFSETASPPEESPISQGLREAISSYLILSEADTPEPDSTGKGVKKS; from the exons ATGGGGAATTTGCCCAGCCGGGAGAAGTCACTCAGCATCCCAGCAGCGTCTGCCGACACTGCACGACCTCCACTGCCCACGCAGGCAGGTGAGTGCCCAGCAGCC GCCCTGGCCCTCTGTGACTTCCCCTCCAGCGTGGGGGTGGCTGCTGTCCTGAGGATGGGGGAGCAGCTCCGCATCCTCTCTGA ggatggggaatggtGGCTGGTGGCATCCGAGGTGTCTGGCAAGGAGTGTCACATCCCCAGCAGCTGTGTGGCCAAGATCAGGCACAG GTGGCTGTACGAGGGCATCAGCCGGCAGCAGgcggaggagctgctgctccgcCCAGGCAACCACAGTGGATCCTTTCTGATACGAGAGAGCCAGACCAGGCAAG GCTGCTATTCCCTGTCGGTGCGCCGTGGCGAGCGAGCTGCCTGGGCCTCGGTGACTCACTACCGCATCCACCGGCTGGACAACGGATGGCTTTACATCTCGCCCCGGCTCACCTTCCCTAGCCTGCACAACTTGGTGGACCACTACTCTG AGTTCAGCGAGGGCCTCTGCTGCCGCCTCAGCGAGCCCTGCTCCATGGAAGCACCAAGGGCGGCCCCAGCCTCCACACCACCTGCTGTCATCAAGAAGCCATCGTTCCACTGGGATAAGATTGAGAG CTCCCTCCTGTTCTCGGAGACTGCATCCCCACCGGAGGAGTCTCCCATCAGCCAGGGCCTGCGGGAAGCCATCAGCTCTTACCTGATCCTCTCAGAGGCTGACACCCCTGAGCCAGACTCCACAGGAAAGGGGGTGAAGAAAAGCTGA